A region of the Candidatus Binatia bacterium genome:
CCTCCTTCGGAGTCGCAGTCCTCGACCGGGCGCGGAGGCTGCGCGGGGAAATCCATCTCGATTCCCGCGCGCGACTGGCGCGCCGTCAACAGGCCGCTGCGCGTGCGGAACCGCGCCTCATGGCCCGCCTCCAGGGTTCCCGTCTCCCAGAGCGCGTGCGCGCTCGCGAGCGTCGCATGGCCGCAGAGATCCACCTCGGCCACGGGCGTGAACCACCGCAGGTGGAACCCTCCCTCTTCGGGGACGAGGAACGCCGTCTCGGCGTGCTTCATCTCGGCGGCGAAGGATTGCATCCAGTCGTCGGGGCGCGGCTTTTCGAGTAGCACGACGCCAGCGGGGTTGCCGCGGAAGGGCTCGTTGGTGAAGGCGTCCACAACAAGGACCGGGGTCTCGCCGGGCATCAGGATTTCGCTCCAATCATCGGGGTCTCTCCGGCTCTCTCGGCGCGCGCAGCCACCACTAGGGCGCTCCCGCCGCGGCCGCAATGTAAGCCTCCACCTGCTGACGCAACACCGGCAGCGACACCGCGCCGTTCCCGAGCACCGCGTCGTGGAACGCCTTGATGTCGAATCGCGGGCCCAGCCGGCACTTGGCTTCGTCGCGCAGCTTCAAGATCTCGAGCTGCCCCACCTTGTACGCCAGCGCCTGTCCGGGCCACGTCAGATAGCGATCCACTTCGTTTTCAATGTTGTTCTCGGCCAGGACGGAGTTCTCCGTCATGTACTGAATCGCCTTCTCGCGCGACCAGCCCTCGGCGTGCATCCCGGTGTCCACCACCAGGCGGCACGCGCGCCAGGCGTCGAACGACAGAATGCCGATGCTGTCGACGCCGGCCGTGTAGAGCCCCATCTCCGACGCGAGCCGCTCCGCATACAGCCCCCAGCCCTCGACGAACGCGGTCACGCCGACGTGCTTCCGGAACTCGGGGATGCCGGTCAGCTCCTGCGCGGTCGCGATCTGGAGATGGTGCCCGGGAACCGACTCGTGGAACGCGAGCGCCTCGGCTTCGTAGCGCGGACGCGTCTCGGGGAGGTAGGTGTTGATCATGTAGGTACCCGGGCGTTTCCCGTCCGACGAAGGCTCCCGGTAGTAGGCGATCGTGGAATAGGGCGCCTCGTGCATCCCCATCACGCGCACCTCGCAGGGAGCCTTGGGCTGGATCTTCCCGAACCACGCCGGCACCGCGGCCTGCGCGCGCGCCAGGGTCTCGCGCGCCTTGGCCTCCACCTCGGCCGACGTCTTGAAATGCATCTCGGGCGACGTGCGGAGCCGCCTCTGGATCTCGGCAACGTCGGACGTGCCCAGCACCCGCTGCCCCAGCGCGGCGAGGTCGCGGCGGAACTTCGCCACCTCGTCCAAACCGATCTGGTGCAGCGCGTGCGGATCCAGGTCGAGCGACGTGTGCACGCGGATCATGCTCTTGTAGCAGTCCAGCCCGCCCGGCAGCGCCGCGAGCCCCGCCTTCTCGGGCGGACGCGCCGCGGGAAGCACGCGCGTGGTCAGGAAGCCCTGAAGGCGCGCGAGCGCGGGGCGCAGCGTTCCGTCGATGGCGGCGCGAAGGTCGCGGGTCACGGCGTCGCGATCCGACGCGCTCCAGCCCGCATGCGGGTCAGCCGCCGGTTTCCAGACCCCGAGGCTCTCGTCGGGAGTCTTTGCGAGCCGCTCGAGCTGGGCGATCACCTTCTCGACCGCCGCGCGCGACGCGGTCTTCCCTTCGCGCAGTCCCGACTCGAGATTCGCGATATACGCGTCCACATAACGACCCGAGGCGTTCATCCGCTTCACGAAATTGGCCGCGTCCTTCGGGGTCTCGATGATCGTGTAGTCGGGCAGGTTCATCAGCGACACCTGAGGCCCGCCCAGCGGATCCACCACCCACTGCTCGAACCCGCACGACGTGTAGGCGAGCCCGTTCTCGACTTCGGTGAGGAGCGCGGTCCGCGTGAGGCGGTCCTGCGTGGAGAGCCCGCCCTCGGGAATCGCGCGCGTCCGGGCCAGAACGCTCTCGAGGCGCTTCCGGTCCTTGTCGCGCCCCGCCGGCGAGATATCCTCGAGCCGGTCGTCGTAGCGCTTGTCCCCCACGCTCGTCGCCATGGTGGGATAGGCCTCGAGGGATCCCTGCCAGTACTCGTCGGCGAGCCTGGCGAGGTCGGACGAGGGCGAGGCGATCCCGGCGGCCGGGAGCGCGGCGGTCACCAGCACGGCGGCGGTACCAAGGAAGAAAGGCGCGGCGCGTTCAAGGAGTTTGCCTACCATCGACGAAGCCTACGCCACCGGCTCGCGCTGGACAACCCCGTGATGCCCAACTAGGGTCAACGCATGACCGTCCCTGGGGAGAGAGTCCTCCACTACCGAATCCTCCGCCCCCTCGGGGCGGGGGGCATGGGGGAGGTCTTTCTCGCCGAGGACGAGAAGCTGGGGCGGCGGGTTGCGCTCAAGTTCCTCCCCCGCATGGAAGCCGCCGATCCGGAGCGGCGCGAGCGGCTGAAGCGCGAGGCGCGCGCGCTGGCTTCCCTCTCCCATCCCGGCATCGCCGCGATCCACGCGCTGGAAGAGCACGACGGGCGGCTCTTCCTCGTGATGGAGTACATCGAGGGGGAGACGCTTGGCGAGCGTCTCGCGCGCCGCCCGCTCCCCGTCCCCGAGCTGATCGATCGCGCGCTCACCCTGGCCGAGGCGCTCGCGCACGCGCACGGCCGCGGCGTCATCCACCGCGACATCAAGCCCGGGAACGTGCTGATCACGCCCGAGGGAGGCACCAAGCTCGCCGACTTCGGGCTCGCGCTGCTCGGGGGAGAGACGCGTCTCACCGCCGAGGGGGTCTCGGCGGGCACGGCGGACCACATGAGCCCCGAGCAGACGCGGGGCCAAACGCTGGACGCGCGGAGCGATCTCTTCTCCCTGGGCGTGACCCTGTACGAGTCGCTCACGGGGGTGCGGCCCTTCGCGCGCGGCTCGCTGGAGGCCACCTTCCACGCCGTGCGCGCCGAGGAGCCCGAGCCGCCGACCGCCCTGCGCAGCGGAATCCCGCTCGAGCTGGACCGGATCGTGGTGAAGCTGCTCCGTAAGGATCCGGGCGAGCGCTACCAGACCGCGAGCGACCTCGCGGCGGACCTCCGCGCGCTGCGCTCGAGGGAATCGCGCGCCTCCGAGATGGCCACGGCCCTCGCGGGCGGCGGCGCCGGATCGGGGCCTGCGTTCGGGGCCGGGACGGCTTCGACCTCCGGCGCCGCGGCGGGTGCCGGGACGGCTTCGACGCCCGGGCCCGCAGCCGGTGCCGACCCGATCGAACCGTCCAAGGCAAAGCGGGCGCGGCGGCGCTGGCCGCGAATCTTCACGGCCGCCGCCTCCCTCGTGGTCGCGATCGCCACCGTCGTCTCGGTATGGCAGAAGCATCATGGCGCCGCGGAGGCCGCGCCTTCGTCGATCGCGGTTCTCTCCTTCCAGCACATGGCCGACCGCGCCGACAGCAAGGGCGAGGGGTCGATCGCGACGAGCCTGCTCACCGTCGGACTGGGCCAATCGCAGGTGATGCCGGTGCTCAGCACCCAGCGCGTGCACGACGTCATGCGGCAGCTGGGCAAGGCCGACCAGGCCGTCACGGGCGCCGATGCGCTCGAGGTGGGGCGCCGGGCCGGCGCCACCTACATCGTCGTGGGCTACATCTATCGGACCGCGCCCGACGTGGTGCTGGGGGCGGAGGTCTCCTCCACCCAGAACGGGCAGGTGCTGACCTCCTGCCGGGTCGAGGCTCCGGGAGGCGATCGCGGGCTCTTCGCCGCGGTCGACTCGTTGACAATCGCGCTCCGGCACGGACTCGCGCGCGCCGGCGTCCAGGCCGGCGGCCCAGCGGTCGACGTGGCGGGACTGACCACGCGCGATCCGGCCGCGTACCGCTCCTACGTGCGGGGCGTGGACCTGCTCCACCGGGCGGAGAACGCGGAGGCTGCCGCCGCGCTCCAGGAAGCGGTCCAGGCCGATTCGACCTTCGCGCTCGCCTGGTACTACCTTGCCGTCGCAACCTGGTGGACGCAGGACTTCACGGGCGCCGAGCGTGAGGTTGAGAAAGCCATGCGTCTCGGCAACCGGATGGTCGGACGCGAGCGCGACGGCCTCCGCGCGCTCCACGATCTCGTGGGGTCCCATTACCGGCAGGCCGCGGCGGAGTATCGGGCGCTGCTCCGGCGTTATCCGGACGACAAGGAGTTCCTGTATGGGCTGGGCGAGGCCCTCTACCACGATGGCGCCGACATCGAGGCGGCCCGGGCCGCCTTCGACCGGACCGTCGAACTGGATCCCACGTTCGCCGTGGCCTACCAGCACATCATCGACATCGAGGTGGAGCGGGGGGACAAGGGCCGGCCGGTTGCTCTGGCCCAGAAACTCCATCAGATGAATCCCACGAATCCGGTCCCGATGAACCTCGAGATGGAGGCCCTCGGGCGACTGGGGGATGCCGAGGCCGTGGCCCGGGTGGCGCGCCAGGTCCTGGCGCGCGACCCGAAGGACCCGTACTCGCGCTTCCGGCTCGCGGTCTACTACCGGATGAAGGGAGAATTCGACTCTTCGGCCGCCTACGCCCGATCGGGCAACTTTCCCGAGGGGATCGCGGCGTTCGTCGAAGCGGAAAGGGTCTGGCTTCCCCTGTCGCAGGGTCGGTACCGTGAGGCGGACCGGGTCTCGAAGGAGATTCTGGGGGGCATCCCCCCCACGAGCCTGGTCCCGGTGGAGCTCCTGCCCAGCGTGTTCCCGCGGGTGCGCCTCCTGGTCGCGGCGGGCCGCTACGACGAGGCTTGGGCCCTCACGCGCCAGGTGAGCGCCACGCTGCGTTCCGTCGATCCGCGCGGAGTCGGGTTGCAATTCCTCGGGGACATCTCCCTTCAAACCGGACATCTTGCCGAAGCGGAGCGGCAGCTGCGCGAGTTCGACGGCGTCCTCGCCAAGTATCCGGGCGTGCGCGAGCGGAGGCTCCGGGACTTTCTGGCGGGCTTGATCGCGCTCGCCAAGGGTCATGCCGGCCAAGCCCTTCCGCTCCTGGATTCCGGCGAGAGCGAGGGACCGGCCTGGACCAAAGACAACGGCAAGGACTGGGCTCGCGCGCGTGCGCTTCTCGCGGCTGGCGCCCGGGAGCGCGCCCTTCCGGTGCTGGAGCGGGTGGTGGCGCGGGGTCCGTTCGGGGGTGAGCCCACGTTCACCTTCGCGGCCGCCATCCTTCTGGCCCGTGAATACGAGGCGCAGGGCCGGAAGCCGGAGGCGCTCGAGCTCTACCGCAGGGTGGCGTATCAATACCGGCTTGCCGATCCCGGCGTGCGCGCGAACGAGGAAGCCAAGGCGGCGATCGCGCGGCTGGAGCAGGAGCGCGCGCAGGCGGCGGCGAATCGATGAGCCGCGGCCCAGCGATGAGGACGGCCCAGCGAGAAAGCTAGCGGGACTTATCGCTGAGAACGATCCGCGGGTTCACTTCCAGGGCCAGCGCCACATCGGCCAGCGTGCGCAGCGTGAGGTTCCGGTTCCGCGAGAGGATCTGCGAGACGTAGGCGTTCGTCCGGCCCAGCCGCCGCGCCAGCTCGGCCTTCGTGACCGCCTTCTTCTTCATCGCGTCGTAGATCGTCTCGGTGGCCTGGCGGATCAGCTCCTCCGCACGGTGCGCTCGCTGCGCGTCGGAAGAAGCCGAGTCGGCCTTCTTGCGTTTGGGCATGGTGACGTCTCCTGGGTTGATCTCAATGGGTCCGGCGAAGCCTGGCCAGGAGCTTGGCTGTTCAAGCTCGTGCCGCCCCTGCCCTGTGTGTCGACGACTACCAACATAGCAACTCGCCCGGTGCGAGTTAATACAAATATTAACCAGTCGGACTGCAACTGTCTATTTTTCAGGGACTTAAACGCAGGTGCCGCATCCTGCGCCAATTCCCCCGTTCAGCCGACGCGACCACTCTATCCAGCATCCCGCCAATCAGTTCAGCGGACCTCCTGCCGATAGACCTTTCATGGCAACCTCGACCCGCTCCGTCGCGCCGCCGCGACGGTGGGCGGCGCTTTCCTTTTCCCGCACCGCTTCGGCGTTCGTCGCCGGCTGCTCGGCCCTGGCGGCGCTGCTGTGGGGCGCGTCCCGCGCCGGGGTTCTTCCCCGCGAGATCGCGATCCGTCCGGTCGATCCGGTCGCGGCCTTCGGCCTCGCGGCCGCGGGGCTCGCCATACGGCTCGTGACCGCGCGCCGGCGCCGATGGGGCCGGCTCCTCGTCATCGCCTGCGCGCTGATCGTCGGCGTCGCCGGAATCCTGGATGCGCGCGACGGCCTGGGGCTCCGGTCCGGCTCGTTCCTCGCGCTCTCCATCTCGATCGCGTTCCTCGACCGGGGACGGCAGCGCGGCTGGTGGCTGTCGCAGCTGGCCACCGGCCTCGCCGGAATGATGGCGCTGCTCGCGCTCTCCAGCTACGCGATGGGCGCCGCCTCCACCGCTCCCAATCCGATCTTCCTCGAGCTCTCCGCGGCCGCGGCGGTGGCGCTCCTCGCGCTGGTGTTCGCGCTCTTCGCGGCGCGCCCCGACGGGCGCATCACGTCCCTCGCGTTCGATCCGGGGCTGGCCGGGGACTCGATCCGGATCATGACCCCGATCGCGGTGATCGTTCCGTTCGTGCTGGGCTGGCTGCGGCTGAGCGGCCAGAGGGCGGGGCTCTACGGCCGGGAGTTCGGGGTGGCGATCCAGGACGTCGCGACGACGTCGGTGCTGGTGGTGGCGCTCTGGATCAGCGCGCGGGTCCTCTCCCGCGTGGAGCGGGCCCGCGCCCAGGCCGAGCGCGGACACAGCGAAAGCGAGCGCCGCCTCCGGATGATGCTGGACGTGAGCCAGGTCGGTGTGTGGGAGCGCGACGTGCTCCAGAACCAGATGGAATGCGACGCCACCATCCTCCGCCTGTGGGGCTTCGAACCCAACGCGCAGCCCAGCT
Encoded here:
- a CDS encoding DUF885 domain-containing protein, with translation MVGKLLERAAPFFLGTAAVLVTAALPAAGIASPSSDLARLADEYWQGSLEAYPTMATSVGDKRYDDRLEDISPAGRDKDRKRLESVLARTRAIPEGGLSTQDRLTRTALLTEVENGLAYTSCGFEQWVVDPLGGPQVSLMNLPDYTIIETPKDAANFVKRMNASGRYVDAYIANLESGLREGKTASRAAVEKVIAQLERLAKTPDESLGVWKPAADPHAGWSASDRDAVTRDLRAAIDGTLRPALARLQGFLTTRVLPAARPPEKAGLAALPGGLDCYKSMIRVHTSLDLDPHALHQIGLDEVAKFRRDLAALGQRVLGTSDVAEIQRRLRTSPEMHFKTSAEVEAKARETLARAQAAVPAWFGKIQPKAPCEVRVMGMHEAPYSTIAYYREPSSDGKRPGTYMINTYLPETRPRYEAEALAFHESVPGHHLQIATAQELTGIPEFRKHVGVTAFVEGWGLYAERLASEMGLYTAGVDSIGILSFDAWRACRLVVDTGMHAEGWSREKAIQYMTENSVLAENNIENEVDRYLTWPGQALAYKVGQLEILKLRDEAKCRLGPRFDIKAFHDAVLGNGAVSLPVLRQQVEAYIAAAAGAP
- a CDS encoding helix-turn-helix transcriptional regulator, with amino-acid sequence MPKRKKADSASSDAQRAHRAEELIRQATETIYDAMKKKAVTKAELARRLGRTNAYVSQILSRNRNLTLRTLADVALALEVNPRIVLSDKSR
- a CDS encoding protein kinase, encoding MTVPGERVLHYRILRPLGAGGMGEVFLAEDEKLGRRVALKFLPRMEAADPERRERLKREARALASLSHPGIAAIHALEEHDGRLFLVMEYIEGETLGERLARRPLPVPELIDRALTLAEALAHAHGRGVIHRDIKPGNVLITPEGGTKLADFGLALLGGETRLTAEGVSAGTADHMSPEQTRGQTLDARSDLFSLGVTLYESLTGVRPFARGSLEATFHAVRAEEPEPPTALRSGIPLELDRIVVKLLRKDPGERYQTASDLAADLRALRSRESRASEMATALAGGGAGSGPAFGAGTASTSGAAAGAGTASTPGPAAGADPIEPSKAKRARRRWPRIFTAAASLVVAIATVVSVWQKHHGAAEAAPSSIAVLSFQHMADRADSKGEGSIATSLLTVGLGQSQVMPVLSTQRVHDVMRQLGKADQAVTGADALEVGRRAGATYIVVGYIYRTAPDVVLGAEVSSTQNGQVLTSCRVEAPGGDRGLFAAVDSLTIALRHGLARAGVQAGGPAVDVAGLTTRDPAAYRSYVRGVDLLHRAENAEAAAALQEAVQADSTFALAWYYLAVATWWTQDFTGAEREVEKAMRLGNRMVGRERDGLRALHDLVGSHYRQAAAEYRALLRRYPDDKEFLYGLGEALYHDGADIEAARAAFDRTVELDPTFAVAYQHIIDIEVERGDKGRPVALAQKLHQMNPTNPVPMNLEMEALGRLGDAEAVARVARQVLARDPKDPYSRFRLAVYYRMKGEFDSSAAYARSGNFPEGIAAFVEAERVWLPLSQGRYREADRVSKEILGGIPPTSLVPVELLPSVFPRVRLLVAAGRYDEAWALTRQVSATLRSVDPRGVGLQFLGDISLQTGHLAEAERQLREFDGVLAKYPGVRERRLRDFLAGLIALAKGHAGQALPLLDSGESEGPAWTKDNGKDWARARALLAAGARERALPVLERVVARGPFGGEPTFTFAAAILLAREYEAQGRKPEALELYRRVAYQYRLADPGVRANEEAKAAIARLEQERAQAAANR